ATCcaagacatccaagaaagagtctcaggtatgaagaactggacagcaccgggccctgacaggatccacacctactggctaaagaagctcactgcactccatgagcgcctagcagcacaaatgaaccagctgctaggGACGcacccatctcttagcagctggctTACCGGCAGCTGGcttgaatggcttaccgaagggcgcacaatcctgatcctgactgtccaactatcggccaataacctgtctctccacaacatggaagctcatgtcaggcatcataaggctaagataagtggacacatggatcaatacatgagcaaagcacagaagggcattggcaaacggcaacacagaagggcattggcaaactCCTGGTTGACTCCTGGTTGGCAAACTCCTGGTTGatagaacagtcacccaagactgcagaacccgacacaccactgcactgcctggattgattacatgaaagcatatgactcaatgccacacacatggataactgaatgcttggagatgtacaacatcaacaggactctaagagacttcattgcaaactcgatgaggctgtggaaaaccacccttgaggccaatggcaagccacttgcacaagtatccatcaaatgtggcatataccaaggagatgctctgtccccactgctgttctgcataggtctgaaccccctcagccaaataatcaacaagactggctgacatcaagctatacgctaagagtgagcgggacatcgactcactgatccacaccaccaggatctacagctctgacattcggcactcatcatggctgcacaggagcaggccctgagcagtctgagattcagactgacagaatggtaatggcgaaccaaccagacatcgtggtggtggacaaacagcagaggaaagccgttgtggttgacgtggcaataccaagtgatggcaagatcaggaaaaaggaacatgagaaactagagaaataccaagggctcagagaagagctggagaaggcctggaaggtgaaggcgacagtggtgcccgtggtcatcggagcactcggggcagtgacccccaaactggaggagtggctacagcagatccctggaagaacaccagacatctcggtccagaagagtgcagtactaggaacagcaaagatactgcgcagaaccctcaagctctgaggcctctggtagaggacccgagctcgaaagatgagaccacccgcggagggtgaaggacaaagtttttatataaatattatatagaCAGCTGGTTTATCCATTAGTTGGTGCCAACGGCAGAAAACTGATTCCAGCTCTGTTCTCAGTTTCTTAGCATTACTTCTTACAGTCTTTCAGGTCGTTGTTTTACAGCTTACATGGACATTTGCTTCACTTCACTTAATTATCACTTCTTCTTTGTAGCATTTTCATGCTGCTGCTCTGATTCTACGTGAATAATTAAAGAGAATTAcagtttttacatattttcttctttaagttgttgttgattgattgatgatgaGTGTCTGTAAGGTCAGTGAATGattcagagtgttatattacAGCCAGAAAAACCTGTTTGAGTGTTCATATGGGAACCTGACTGTTGATACTTCATAATGTCGCTGTGTTTCTGAGTGGCTCATGAAAACCAGGACCTGGTGATTTATATGATGTGTGATGTTTAAGCTGAGAAGAAACTTTACAGACTGAATCTTCTCAATAGTTCACCGACTAAAGAATCACAAACAGACACTCTGTACTGAAGCTGAATGACGTTCCTGCGGTTGCggttctgtttgtttgttctttgttaTCTGCACTGAAGAGAGGTGAGTATCGGTTGGCCACAGCCAAACCAGAACAAGTCACATTTTCCATCCGACAGCTTTGTGAAACCCACAGAACCACATGAGTAAAACAAGAATGAGACCAAAGTTTATTGATCCTGCAGAGAAACACGTTCACTGCTGTGGCAACAAGAGtccaaaaacatgaataaatatcagcaacaataaagttatttaatatataaaccACAAAACAACTGGAAGTTATCATTAGATTCTGATTAAtagaaataaaagaataaaagtgCAACCAAACAGGTAACATGTTGGTGTTGTGCACTGTACTGAAACACTTTTAGAGGGGAAAAACTGAGTGACTTAATAAATTTataaatttattttaatctttagttttagttttgtcaTTTCACTGAGGTGTGAGGGGCTCTGGGGACCAGTTACAGGCCAGCTGGACGTCAGCGCTCGGACTGGTGTGAAGGTGTGAAGGTCGACCTCAGTGACGAGTAGACGACCTCTGGCTCTGCTGGAAACtctgaacacagaaacacaaacagttcaAACAACATGAGAAGCTGTTGGAGACAAAGAAACTCCATCACCAGACAAGAACTTCTATCTTGGACAACTCTGCTTCACGAAGTTCTCAGTAactagtttcaaactagtggTTTACATAATCAGGTTGCACCATGAAAACATGTCTTACGTAGTGAAGAATTTGTGTAACTCTCTTGCTAGAAAACGTGTAGCGCTGTCCAATCAAGAACAATCAGCTATGGAAACAGGAAGTAACTTGTCATGAGCTGTAATATGACCTATAAAAATACCTTCTGGAGGTGAAATGATTCATTAAACCGATCTGCCGATCCTTTGTAAACGTGGgtcttactttgttttattgatcTCTGCAGTCATGTAGAAGTCTGTGTGATCAGAGTGAGGGGGAAATATCAgattaagctaagctaaccgacagTGTTTGGTCATTTAGTCTTTATTATTATCAGCATGTTCTTGTAATTTGGTAATTTGAggtatattgtgttttttatgaaatgtaatttaaagtcttctcagtttacatcattattaGACAGCAGATATTGTCAACAATATTTCCTAAAGCGGTCATATATTAGCATGCTACTAATGTTGTATGCTAATATATGCTAATATAGTATAGAACATTGGTTCTGTTCAGAAAGCATACTACATAATTTTATATGTTGGAATATGTTGTTCATAACACTTTGGTTACGTGtttggaaaaaatgtattacagcaGAAATAGCTAATGTCGGTGTATCgtctgtttccatggtgataGACATGCCATGTGTCATAGAGTAgcttgaataaaataaatcaaattaccTTTAAAATTGAATCTGGTAATTCACACAACATTTGTCAACATCTGATTTTAAGACCGTGTGGTAATAGATGTGTAAATGACCCTGCTGACCTTGTCTTAGCTTTAACCCAGAACTACATCTGGTTTAGAGATCCTTAGGTTTTGCCCTTCtgactggctctgtccaaagtccAGAAAAAGGAGCAGCTGTACCGCTCTCTGTTCCTCTCACTGCTGAGTAAACTGCAACTGAATCACtctctggaaaacaaaatatatacaaattaCATTACTGCAGGTGCTACAGCTGATACCAGCACTGTTAGTATATTTACTGCTAGTGTTGGCACTACTGGTAGTACTGCAACACGTGTACTATAAAgaagaatattaataatactgcTGTGGAAATAGTTTTATTATAGACTTTATAAATGTCAGCAGGTTTTCTTCTTAACACCACTGCTGTGAAAGACCAAATATAACTGCAGTATTCATCTGAAACAGGAACCTGGACGACCACAGGTCTGCTGCTCGCTTCTGTTAAAACAAGTTCACACATTTcagcacaaacagacaaacatatcCCCATCAGCTAACGCAGACCACGCTGTAGTGAGAAACCACCAGCTTCAGACCACAGTTCACTGGAATCAACAgcaggaagctgctgctgtttgacatGCAGGGTGGAAAAAAGCTACAGAACGATCGACTTTattaaagtccagtttgagatgcagaaaatcagaatcagaaatactttagtAGTGTTTgagtaaaacacacaacagcacaaCAGTTCCCACAATTGAGATATATTATATGTGAGCAGAATGCACAGAGATATGTAAATCTGCAcatttataattaatatatagaATTTTTTGTCTTATTAACAGTCCTGCAGTGAAGCGTGTGCAGGGTTTTTATCAGAAAGAGGAAACTGGACGACCACAGAGCTGTTAGCTTCTGTTGACAGATTCACCGCAGGGCACAAAACAGTTTAACTCACATGTCCTCAACCAAAAACAGACCAGACTACAGCGTGAAACTTTACGGACTAAAGAAGATTAAACTTGACTAAGTAGctgttttggaaaaatgtatcatcaaaacaaatcaaatataaatgtaatttgacaATGTCTATTTTCAAAGGTGCATGTTGGTGTACAATGTctaatgtgtaaatgtaaaatctaaaaattaattaaaattaaaatgtgatttcagaTTATCCAAAATGTCCTCTTTGCTGATGAACAACATGTTTATACTTCTGATCCTCATTGATATAATCAATTATCTAGTTCCAAACATTTTGTAATGTCCTCATATTCCACAATGTCCTCGTAACTCATAATGTCCTCATATCCCACAATGTCCTCGTAATTCATAATGTCCTCATATCCCACAATGTCCTCGTAATTCATAATGTCCTCATATCCCACAATGTCCTCGTAATTCATAATGTCCTCATATTCCACAATGTCCTCGTAATTCATAATGACATAATTCATTCTCCTTCTAAAGATGTCCTCACTTTCTAAAGCTGTCTTCACAGGGCCAGACAAGATGCCCTCACTTTCCAAACATGTACCCAGTGTCTCACTTTTCAAAAGTGTTCTtactttttgtatatttttaaattttccaaaaatgtcctcactttcaaaatgtatactTTATACAAATGTCATCACTTCCAAAAGGTTCTTGAATTTAAAAACGTGCCCACTTTATAAAAATGTCctaatctatttaaaaaaactaattttgctAAATTTTGCACTCCTAAGGCCTCACCGGCACCTTTTAAagatgttattttcttttaataagaTGTTTTATCATTAGAGGagttttatattgatttttacTTGTGCCCGTGCACCACAGACCTAACCCCCCCAACCCccaaccatcacaactaaatgcctaaccccaacccttaTCTGAACCACAATGTAAACTCACTTCTACCCTgaaccttaaaaccaagtcttcaccttcaagcacgcacacacacacacacacacacacagcacgcacacacacacacagagcgcacacacaaacaaagctaCCTCTGCTTcgtctgattggctgttgtTGGTGACGGGATATTTTGATGTCATCTGTGATGTCATCTGTGATGTCATCTTCAGCAGCTGGAATGAACCAGAATAAAATTCTTAATGGAcatttaattgaagaaaattgtAGTTGAAATGTGTAACTTGGGATTCTTtgtgaatgtaaaataaatggtgAAATGTGAACATGCACATCAGCAAACTGAGTGTGATGCACGGACATCCAAACACACTTGTACCGGTGCTGGATCTCAACAACCCAAAACTAATGTCACTGAACGGAGCAGCGTTTGGATCGAACACAGATCTTCGTCAGACATTGTCTAAGTTGGGAGCTATCAGGACAGTTTTCAGTCTTTTGTCTGACTTTTACATGCACATCAACAGACACAGAGTGTAAATAGAAAAACTGCAGCCATAATGAACTGTAGAACTGTACGACATGGGTGTGAACAACATGTTAAActgatttcttaaaataaattgtTCTGAAAAATGAAACTTAAGTGTAAAATCCAGAAGTCTGTGCCGAACCTTTATGTTTCCTCCGAACACACCATCTCAACAGTAGAACCAGTGGAACCAGTAGAACCAGAACACAGAAAGATGGAACAGACCACAtcaaaaagagaagaggagctGATGGTGACGGGGGGGGagcagaggtggaggtggatgTCGGAGGACGTGTAGTGGTGGGTTTCCCTAAAgtgaacagaaaataattatCAGAAGcacttaaatgaaaacaatggaAAACACATTCACTCTTTTTCTGTTCAGACAGTAATGAGATTAAAATAAGAAActgaattaattcattatttttgctCCATTTGGTCTTTTCCACTCGGCTGGGTGCAGTTTATTAGATTTAAAGAAgacctattatgctcatttccagctctatatatttattctgggattccactagagtcgctttgcatgattcagttttttaaaatccttatttatctcATACTGGTCCTGAATAGAAACCTCTCTTGGTTTATTAGAGTCTAATCTTCACTCAggttgtttattatattttccagGTTTGAAAGCTGATTTCaaataatatttgaaaatgaatcacGATATTAGGCTTGTTTAGCTGCACATGTCCACAGAACATGTATGGTTTAAAGGTAGAGGTACTGTATCGTgtccacagagagacacacagaggggaATTCATGTCCACATGTCCACCTTGGAAAACAACAAGGTTAGTTTGAGAATTATATTCGACCTCCTCACCTGAGACAGAGATCCAGCTGGGTGGAGACTCTCCGTGACGGCTGCTGTGACACTTGTAGAGGCCTTCATCAGACTTGGAAACATGGTGGATGGTCATGTGACCTGTAGGCTCAGTGCTGATGAGGGAGCCATCTTTATAGAAAGCAGCTGTGAGGTTGGAGGGAGGGGTCTGTGGTTTACAGTGCAGAGTGACATCATGTCCCTCCATCACAGGGAGGACAGGACTCTGCAGGATCACTGGTCCACctcaacacagagacaaactacAGCATTTCATCCATTTACACACAGCGTCATCAATACTAACTCCACAGTCTGAGCTTACCAGTGACAGTGATGCTGATGGTGTTACTGGTTGCTCCCTCTCTGGACTCACACCAGTAAACTCCACTGTCCAATGGGAGGACGTGGCTGATCTTACAGGAAGAACCAGCAGGTTTTCCCCAGTCGTCACACTGAGTCCTGGTTTCTCTGGTTGTGTTCCTCCTCAGCGTCCATCCAGCAGAGCTGTCGTCCTCACagctcagagagacagactcgTCTTTAAACAGCTGAGAGCTGCTGGGACTCACAGTCAGACGAGCTGAGGGAATTAGTTGCATGTTTGGTTAAATGACCAGAGGGCGTCACAGTAAAAGCTTGACATCCCTCACTGTGTTTAACAAACCTTCTGTGTTTGTTGAGCAAAGCTTTCTGAACTGAAGTGCTGCTGAAGAGCTTTAGCTCCAGAAACACTTTATCTGTGCCATTACTGAAGAGTGTGATATGCTTTGTGTTAAGACAATGTCACTCTGTCAGGTAGCTAACTATAGGATATGCTCAACTACCAAGCACTGTGTGTTTGCAATATTTTCCCCCACAGCTTGGCACAGTTGGCTTGAAGTAATTAGACAAACCGATcagactttattattattattattcatttccaACCAGCCCAGTAGCCAGAGAGGCTAATTTATTAAAAGCgttcattaatcattaaaaacagtcatgaaaataatggaaataccATTTATTGATCATCTATATCAATTCAATTGTTGGACAGAATTCAGTGAGGAATTCATGCTGCACCTGCTGCATTATAAAGaagcaatatttttatgtgattgtCTTGTTAAATCAATGTTTGGCTGCCATGTATGTTTCATTTAAGTTGGCTCTAAATGGttccttgtgtgtttttattacagcAGTGCAAAAGTTATACTTTAAATCTGAGTCACATGataaatctgaatctgaaccAGGGTTTGGAGCTGTTTCACCAGAAATGCATCACGGCTTTCTGTGCACTGGTTTCCATCCCTGTTTTTAGAAGCCGTGTTTGTTCCGGTCTTTTCACTCCACTGTTTGTTTCTGGTAGTTTCACTGaagtctgtttgtgtgctggTTGTTATGTTGATGGCAGAAATCTTGTTCCTTTAAGTTTCTGTACGTTAAAACGTTCTCAGAATCACTTTGAgttgaaatatttgaaatattgatGCTTGTCAGACTCTTTGAAGAACACACATCTTGTATCAGCGTTTGCCAGAAAGCGTTTGACGAGAGGAGACGCTCACTCACCTCCTTCGGTCCTGCAGCACAGCAGTGAGATCAGCACTGAAGAGAAACGAGACTCAGGTTGGTTTGAGATTTAACGTCCAAGCAGACCAGACAGAGGACGGAGACTGAAGGAATACTGCAGTGTCTACCAGCCTTACATGAACGCACTGCGTGTTGGTGGATGTTTAACGTCTCAGTAGTTTTCTCTACAAGAACACATTTCCTGCAGAACTCCAGTCGAACAAAAAGCTCGTTAATGCTGACTTCTGCTACACGCTTGTTCCAAAGGCTTAATTATAGAGGTAACTGTTTAAAGACcaggtgtctgtctgtctgtctgtctgtctgtctgtctgtctgtctgtctctctctctgtctgtctgtctgtctgtctgtctgtctctctgtctgtctgtctgtctctctgtctctctgtctctctttctgtctgtctctctgtctcagatTGACTGAAGAATGTCTGCTgtggtgatgttttatttggCTGTTGATTCTATAAAAAGTGGCAGGTTATTTCTTCTCCGTGGCGTCCGTAGACTTTTATTTAGTGTCTTTTCTGGTTAATTCTAGTGAGGCTACACTGAAGGCGGTTGAGTATTTATAAATGATATTTCATCCACCTCACAACTTCTCTAACTACAGTTATAAGATCTCAGATTCTGATCTGACCCAGtgcaatacaaaataatattattattagtagtagccTAATGGTATTATATCTTTACAGTGTTTCTATTTCATGCATCCTACTATAAATTATAATTTTactattgattttctttttacgtatttattgaaatatttgtttttaaccgACCCTTTAACATAAATTGCAAAAGTTACAAATGAGATTTCATTATTGGTGCATTGTAGAGTTATGTGTTATGATATATTGTTATGAGAGCAGACAGATATGTTGACCCAGTGTagatgttattattttaacGCTGCATTTCAGTAAAGTGATTTAAAACCTGTTTAACCTGTTGAGCAGCCTGTTTGAGCTCCACAGTCGTCAGTTTGCTGCGTCTTAATCTCTTTAGGCTCCTGTTTATTGCTCGTTTTCCCTGcagtgatcaataaagtcttatgtGCTAACAATATCAATGAACATTGTTGGAATTTTGGCAGATTGTACTTACAGAGCAGAAAAGACGTCTGTCCCATTGCAGCCCTTGGTGAGCACTTGTTCACTCAGTCCAGTCGagctctcttccttcctctttgtgAGTgactgactttttctctccttcagttaACAAGAAGCAGGTCACCAGGAGAGCTTTGgccctgcagcacagagagcaTTAATCACAGGCAGGAAGTGACAGCGCTGCACAGAGGCTTGACATGCAGTGTGGTTCATCTGAGAGGTCCTGAGTGTGGATCTGCGCTCACTGAGAGACAGATGTAATGTTTCTCTCCACTCTGGAAATATTAGTGATGAAGATGTTATctttataaaatgtacaaaacattctgtaaaaGTTTCCcgt
This sequence is a window from Siniperca chuatsi isolate FFG_IHB_CAS linkage group LG22, ASM2008510v1, whole genome shotgun sequence. Protein-coding genes within it:
- the LOC122870229 gene encoding low affinity immunoglobulin gamma Fc region receptor II-like isoform X2, with amino-acid sequence MGQTSFLLLLISLLCCRTEGARLTVSPSSSQLFKDESVSLSCEDDSSAGWTLRRNTTRETRTQCDDWGKPAGSSCKISHVLPLDSGVYWCESREGATSNTISITVTGGPVILQSPVLPVMEGHDVTLHCKPQTPPSNLTAAFYKDGSLISTEPTGHMTIHHVSKSDEGLYKCHSSRHGESPPSWISVSGKPTTTRPPTSTSTSAPPPSPSAPLLFLMWSVPSFCVLVLLVPLVLLLRWCVRRKHKAAEDDITDDITDDIKISRHQQQPIRRSREFPAEPEVVYSSLRSTFTPSHQSER
- the LOC122870229 gene encoding low affinity immunoglobulin gamma Fc region receptor II-like isoform X1, with amino-acid sequence MGQTSFLLLLISLLCCRTEGARLTVSPSSSQLFKDESVSLSCEDDSSAGWTLRRNTTRETRTQCDDWGKPAGSSCKISHVLPLDSGVYWCESREGATSNTISITVTGGPVILQSPVLPVMEGHDVTLHCKPQTPPSNLTAAFYKDGSLISTEPTGHMTIHHVSKSDEGLYKCHSSRHGESPPSWISVSGKPTTTRPPTSTSTSAPPPSPSAPLLFLMWSVPSFCVLVLLVPLVLLLRWCVRRKHKAAEDDITDDITDDIKISRHQQQPIRRSRESDSVAVYSAVRGTESGTAAPFSGLWTEPVRRAKPKDL